A part of Streptomyces sp. NBC_01210 genomic DNA contains:
- a CDS encoding superoxide dismutase → MHRSFARRGVLGAAAAMAGAALLAPGEGVARAAELTGTRLPTRFPLPNGFQPEGIAIGQSPYAYFGSIATGDIYRASLATGRGSVISHGLGVDHPSIGLKIDRSERLLFVCGGVSREIRVIEVRSGKLLKTFTVGSDGTMVNDVILTPGVAWFTDSFKPQIYRLPLGRHDEPGDRVATVPLGGDWEQGPSFTANGIERTPDGRALLLVNTVVGGGGLMRVDPRTGIARRVDIGATRLPNGDGLLLLGRTLYVVQQAQNAIDVLRLNDSGTRGTAVARITDPERFRIPTTAAAWGERIYLPNARFDVEPTPDTTYDAVAVDQVRVPQVL, encoded by the coding sequence ATGCACCGTTCCTTCGCACGTCGAGGAGTGCTCGGAGCAGCCGCGGCCATGGCCGGCGCGGCACTCCTTGCCCCAGGGGAAGGCGTTGCCCGGGCGGCCGAATTAACCGGTACACGCCTGCCCACCCGTTTCCCGTTGCCGAACGGCTTCCAGCCCGAAGGGATCGCCATCGGACAGAGTCCGTATGCCTACTTCGGGTCGATAGCCACCGGCGATATCTACCGAGCGAGCCTGGCCACCGGCCGGGGAAGCGTCATCAGCCACGGTCTCGGAGTGGACCACCCCTCGATCGGACTCAAAATTGACCGGAGCGAGCGGCTGCTGTTCGTCTGTGGCGGTGTGAGCCGCGAGATCCGGGTCATCGAGGTCCGCTCGGGGAAGCTGCTGAAGACCTTCACCGTCGGCTCCGACGGCACCATGGTCAACGATGTGATCCTCACGCCGGGCGTCGCCTGGTTCACGGACTCGTTCAAACCGCAGATCTACCGCCTCCCGCTCGGCCGGCACGACGAGCCGGGCGACAGGGTGGCGACCGTCCCGCTGGGCGGCGACTGGGAACAGGGGCCCTCTTTCACGGCCAATGGCATCGAGCGCACACCGGACGGGCGCGCCCTGCTGTTGGTCAACACCGTGGTCGGCGGCGGCGGTCTGATGCGGGTCGATCCGCGTACCGGCATCGCGCGGCGAGTCGACATCGGAGCCACCCGACTCCCCAATGGCGACGGCCTGTTGCTGCTCGGCCGCACCCTTTATGTCGTACAGCAGGCGCAGAACGCCATCGATGTGCTGCGACTCAATGACTCGGGCACCCGCGGCACGGCTGTCGCGCGCATCACCGATCCGGAGCGCTTCAGAATTCCCACGACGGCGGCGGCCTGGGGCGAGCGGATCTATCTGCCCAACGCCCGCTTCGATGTGGAGCCGACACCCGACACGACGTACGACGCGGTCGCGGTGGACCAGGTCCGAGTACCTCAAGTCCTATGA
- a CDS encoding S8 family peptidase has product MTDQALPGQGPGTAGPGPDGAGFTYQGAEPELIVVARAEARLRADTQGVRSASGADISALNMFLSDEQLALEPVFGSEERTRSALPPQPAGPAGGGRGTLPDLSLFYRVRGGGDRSEELTARLAALPEIETAYLKPGAVPARTAPHGGTAKARPEEAKRLKEGAPATPDFTGRQGYLAPAPEGVDAYWAWQRPGGSGQNVTVVDVEGAWQLSHEDLAEKLAGIVVGNPVQDIAWRNHGTAVLGIIGGDRDEKGITGIAPEALTAAASFQGIGSAAAIHAAAERLTHGDLLLIELHRPGPRFDHEVRDDQRGYIALEWWPDDFAAIRWATSKGVLVVEAAGNGGESLDDAVYERRPDAFPEWWRNPFNPSNQPSGAVLVGAGAPPPGTHGRDHGPDRSRLAFSNYGARLDAQGWGREVTTTGGFWDRAGDLQGGAEEIAWYTDTFSGTSSASPVVVGALAALQGILKAAHLAPMGPEQAREVLRRTGSPQQDAPGRPASQRIGNRPDIKAAVTELVPSSVGSGQAERYWDELMPYPRELPPRLRLFAAGAWRNLNHPAPEVRQAVHAAFAGGRPDVRVWYSDDEVVGLVVAG; this is encoded by the coding sequence ATGACCGATCAGGCACTCCCAGGTCAGGGCCCCGGAACTGCGGGCCCTGGACCCGACGGAGCTGGATTCACCTATCAAGGAGCCGAGCCGGAGCTGATCGTCGTCGCACGGGCCGAGGCCCGGCTGCGCGCCGACACCCAAGGCGTACGGTCGGCCTCCGGGGCGGACATCTCCGCACTGAACATGTTCCTGAGCGACGAACAGCTCGCGCTGGAACCGGTGTTCGGCAGTGAGGAGCGGACCCGGTCCGCTCTGCCTCCGCAGCCGGCGGGACCGGCAGGCGGCGGCCGGGGCACGCTGCCGGACCTCTCGCTCTTCTACCGTGTACGGGGCGGTGGGGACCGGTCCGAGGAGCTCACCGCCCGGCTGGCCGCCCTCCCCGAGATCGAGACGGCGTACCTCAAGCCAGGCGCCGTACCCGCTCGGACGGCACCCCACGGCGGCACGGCGAAAGCCCGGCCCGAAGAGGCCAAGCGGCTCAAGGAGGGCGCACCCGCGACACCCGACTTCACCGGCCGCCAGGGCTACTTGGCGCCCGCGCCCGAGGGCGTGGACGCGTACTGGGCCTGGCAGCGGCCGGGCGGCTCCGGACAGAACGTCACCGTCGTCGATGTCGAAGGAGCCTGGCAGCTGAGCCATGAGGACCTGGCGGAGAAGCTCGCCGGCATCGTCGTCGGCAATCCGGTCCAGGACATCGCATGGCGCAACCACGGCACGGCGGTCCTCGGCATCATCGGCGGCGACCGCGACGAGAAGGGGATCACCGGTATCGCTCCCGAGGCACTGACCGCGGCGGCGTCGTTCCAGGGCATCGGCTCCGCCGCGGCCATCCATGCCGCGGCCGAGCGTCTCACCCACGGCGACCTCCTCCTGATCGAACTCCACCGGCCGGGACCGCGGTTCGACCACGAGGTCCGCGACGACCAGCGCGGCTACATCGCGCTGGAGTGGTGGCCGGACGACTTCGCCGCGATCCGCTGGGCGACGTCGAAGGGCGTCCTGGTCGTGGAGGCGGCCGGCAACGGCGGCGAGAGCCTGGACGACGCGGTGTACGAGCGCAGGCCGGACGCGTTCCCCGAGTGGTGGCGCAACCCCTTCAACCCGTCGAACCAGCCCTCCGGTGCGGTCCTCGTCGGCGCGGGCGCTCCCCCGCCCGGGACGCACGGCCGCGACCACGGTCCCGACCGCTCGCGGCTGGCGTTCTCCAACTACGGCGCGCGGCTGGACGCCCAGGGCTGGGGCCGCGAGGTCACCACGACCGGCGGCTTCTGGGACCGGGCGGGTGACCTGCAGGGCGGCGCGGAGGAGATCGCCTGGTACACGGACACCTTCTCCGGCACCTCCTCGGCCTCGCCGGTGGTGGTCGGCGCCCTGGCAGCCCTGCAGGGCATCCTCAAGGCCGCGCACCTCGCGCCGATGGGCCCCGAACAGGCCCGTGAGGTGCTGCGCAGGACCGGTTCGCCGCAGCAGGACGCTCCGGGGCGCCCGGCCTCGCAGCGGATCGGCAACCGCCCCGACATCAAGGCTGCGGTCACCGAGCTGGTGCCGTCGTCGGTCGGCTCGGGACAGGCAGAGCGGTACTGGGACGAACTGATGCCGTACCCGCGTGAACTTCCGCCGCGCCTGAGGCTGTTCGCGGCCGGCGCGTGGCGCAACCTCAACCACCCCGCCCCTGAAGTCCGCCAGGCGGTACATGCCGCCTTCGCGGGGGGCCGGCCGGACGTACGCGTCTGGTACTCGGACGACGAGGTCGTGGGCCTGGTCGTCGCCGGATGA
- a CDS encoding NPCBM/NEW2 domain-containing protein, whose amino-acid sequence MRSPTRFRSAVVAALLGLFAAFVPSVTGAHAEPADTTVGDITGFAHDGAVYRFTAGDAAARVSFVSAETFRIELAPDGAFTDPTGTDIVLPQSAPPATHWRDKGDRYELSTSRVTLRAYKTPLRFALHRADGTPLWAETKGLTWNRDRTTQTLARGADEQYYGAGMQNGRGNTSHRGKTVEVGVDYNWNDGGHPNSVPFYLSSAGYGVYRNTYAPNTYVFGEPVTTTAKEQRFDAYYFAGPSTKDVIGQYTRLTGKPFLPPVYGLEIGDADCYLHNANRGERHTLDSLKVADGYVQNDMPNGWMLINDGYGCGYENLAETAKGLQDRRMQMGLWTEDGIGKLGDQVKAGQRVAKLDVAWVGDGYKFALDGCKDAHRGIEENSDARGFTWAPESWSGAQRCGVQWSGDQSGSWEYIRWQIPTYAGASMSGLAYTTGDVDGIFGGSPKTYARDLQWKMFLPVTMTMDGWAANDKQPFRYGEPYTSVNRSYLKLHESLLPYIYSHAHEATKTGVGLARPLVLEYPNDLEAATDAAKYEFLSGADFLVAPVYQDAVERDGIYLPKGTWIDYWSGRTYEGPVTVDDYSAPLDTLPLFVKAGATVPMWPGIRSYADRTAASPLAWDIYPQGTSSFTLYEDDGVTRQHRSGKYATQRADVQAPRRGAGDVTVRIGASKGEFTGRQSTRPYTFSVHTGDAPSTVGLNGRRLPRQTSKAAYAKAAQGWWYDQDDRGGVVHVKTPSLRTDRGFELKLEDTSAVGGTTPGAAATVSVPAAQELGAGSPGTVAVDVTAGGRDATGVQVSLEAPAGWQITPAQVVDRIPAGTTKRVEVAVVPAADAKPGEATLTATARHRSAGVDRTAGQRFAVGVMPPPPAGDAWASDLVWLTSANGYGPAERDRSNGESGAADGHPLTLAGKPYEKGIGTHADSDIEVYLGGRCTALTADVGIDDEINGYGEVAFSVEADGKVLWTSPKVTGASATVPVDVALDGARHVRLKVTDTNGSKTGDHGDWGAARFNCV is encoded by the coding sequence ATGAGATCTCCAACACGGTTCAGATCAGCGGTCGTTGCCGCTCTGCTCGGTCTGTTCGCCGCCTTTGTGCCATCGGTCACGGGCGCGCACGCCGAACCGGCCGACACGACGGTCGGTGACATCACCGGCTTCGCTCACGACGGAGCCGTATACCGGTTCACCGCCGGCGACGCCGCCGCCCGCGTCAGCTTCGTCTCCGCCGAGACCTTCCGTATCGAACTCGCCCCGGACGGCGCCTTCACCGACCCGACAGGCACGGACATCGTTCTGCCGCAGAGCGCGCCGCCCGCCACCCACTGGCGCGACAAGGGCGACCGCTACGAGCTGAGCACCTCCAGGGTCACCCTGCGCGCCTACAAGACGCCCCTGCGCTTCGCCCTCCACCGCGCCGACGGCACCCCGCTCTGGGCCGAGACCAAGGGCCTGACCTGGAACCGGGACAGGACCACACAGACCCTCGCCCGCGGCGCCGACGAGCAGTACTACGGCGCCGGAATGCAGAACGGCCGCGGCAACACCTCGCACCGTGGCAAGACCGTCGAGGTCGGCGTCGACTACAACTGGAACGACGGCGGACACCCCAACTCCGTCCCGTTCTACCTCTCTTCCGCTGGATACGGCGTCTATCGCAATACGTACGCCCCCAACACGTACGTCTTCGGCGAGCCGGTCACCACCACCGCCAAGGAACAGCGCTTCGACGCCTACTACTTCGCGGGCCCGAGCACCAAGGACGTCATCGGCCAGTACACCCGGCTGACCGGCAAACCCTTCCTGCCACCCGTCTACGGCCTCGAGATCGGCGACGCCGACTGCTATCTGCACAACGCCAACCGCGGCGAGCGGCACACCCTCGACTCCCTCAAGGTCGCCGACGGGTATGTCCAGAACGACATGCCCAACGGGTGGATGCTCATCAACGACGGCTATGGGTGCGGATACGAGAACCTCGCCGAGACCGCCAAGGGGCTCCAGGACCGCAGGATGCAGATGGGCCTGTGGACCGAGGACGGCATCGGCAAGCTCGGCGACCAGGTCAAGGCCGGCCAGCGCGTCGCGAAACTGGACGTCGCCTGGGTCGGCGACGGATACAAGTTCGCGCTGGACGGCTGCAAGGACGCCCACCGGGGCATCGAGGAGAACAGCGACGCCCGCGGCTTCACCTGGGCGCCGGAGAGCTGGTCGGGCGCGCAGCGCTGCGGAGTCCAGTGGTCCGGCGACCAGTCCGGGAGCTGGGAGTACATCCGCTGGCAGATCCCGACCTACGCGGGCGCGAGCATGTCCGGACTCGCCTACACCACCGGCGACGTGGACGGAATCTTCGGCGGCAGCCCCAAGACGTACGCCCGTGATCTGCAGTGGAAGATGTTCCTGCCGGTGACGATGACCATGGACGGCTGGGCGGCGAACGACAAGCAGCCCTTCCGGTACGGAGAGCCGTACACCTCGGTCAACCGCAGCTACCTCAAGCTGCATGAGTCGCTGCTGCCGTACATCTACTCCCACGCACATGAGGCGACGAAGACGGGCGTCGGGCTAGCCAGGCCGCTCGTGCTGGAGTATCCGAACGACCTCGAAGCGGCGACGGACGCGGCCAAGTACGAGTTCCTCAGCGGTGCGGACTTCCTTGTCGCGCCCGTCTACCAGGACGCCGTCGAGCGCGACGGGATCTACCTGCCGAAGGGGACCTGGATCGACTACTGGAGCGGGCGGACCTACGAAGGACCGGTCACCGTCGACGACTACAGCGCGCCGCTCGACACGCTGCCGCTGTTCGTGAAGGCGGGGGCCACCGTCCCGATGTGGCCGGGCATCCGCTCGTACGCCGACCGCACCGCGGCCTCCCCGCTCGCCTGGGACATCTATCCGCAGGGCACGTCCTCCTTCACGCTGTACGAGGACGACGGCGTCACGCGGCAGCACCGCAGCGGCAAGTACGCCACCCAGCGCGCCGACGTCCAGGCGCCACGGCGCGGAGCGGGCGATGTGACCGTCCGGATCGGCGCGAGCAAGGGCGAGTTCACGGGCAGGCAGTCCACGCGTCCGTACACCTTCAGCGTGCACACCGGGGACGCGCCGAGCACGGTCGGGCTCAACGGGCGCAGGCTGCCGCGGCAGACCTCGAAGGCGGCCTACGCGAAGGCCGCGCAGGGCTGGTGGTACGACCAGGACGATCGCGGCGGTGTGGTGCACGTCAAGACGCCGTCGCTGCGCACCGACCGTGGCTTCGAGCTGAAGCTCGAGGACACCAGCGCGGTCGGCGGTACGACTCCGGGCGCGGCCGCGACTGTCTCCGTCCCGGCAGCTCAGGAGCTCGGCGCCGGTTCGCCGGGCACGGTCGCCGTCGATGTCACGGCGGGCGGCCGGGACGCGACCGGCGTCCAGGTCTCGCTGGAGGCGCCGGCGGGCTGGCAGATCACCCCGGCGCAGGTTGTGGACCGGATCCCGGCCGGGACGACGAAGCGCGTCGAGGTGGCCGTCGTCCCGGCCGCGGACGCCAAGCCGGGCGAGGCGACGCTGACCGCGACGGCACGTCACCGGTCGGCGGGCGTGGACCGTACCGCAGGACAGCGGTTCGCGGTCGGGGTGATGCCGCCACCGCCGGCCGGCGACGCCTGGGCCAGTGACCTGGTGTGGCTGACATCGGCGAACGGCTACGGGCCGGCGGAACGTGACCGCAGCAACGGCGAGTCGGGAGCGGCCGACGGACACCCGCTCACGCTGGCCGGCAAGCCGTACGAAAAGGGGATCGGCACCCACGCCGACTCCGATATCGAGGTCTATCTCGGCGGCCGCTGCACGGCGCTGACCGCGGATGTCGGAATCGACGACGAGATCAACGGCTATGGGGAGGTGGCCTTCTCGGTCGAGGCGGACGGAAAGGTGCTGTGGACCTCGCCCAAGGTGACCGGGGCCTCGGCGACCGTGCCCGTCGATGTCGCTCTGGACGGCGCACGCCATGTGCGGCTGAAGGTCACCGACACCAACGGGTCGAAGACGGGCGATCACGGGGACTGGGGCGCCGCGCGCTTCAACTGCGTATGA
- the mshC gene encoding cysteine--1-D-myo-inosityl 2-amino-2-deoxy-alpha-D-glucopyranoside ligase encodes MHAWPASEVPALPGKGRDLRIHSTATNGPVTLDPGPVARIYVCGITPYDATHLGHAATYNAFDLVQRVWLDTKRQVHYVQNVTDVDDPLLERAIRDGHDWTELAERETALFREDMTALRMLPPQHYIGAVEAIPGIVPLVERLRDAGAAYELEGDVYFSVEADPHFGEVSRLDADAMRLLSAERGGDPDRPGKKNPLDPMLWMAAREGEPSWDGATLGRGRPGWHIECVAIALDHLGMGFDVQGGGSDLAFPHHEMGASHAQSLTGEYPFAKAYVHAGMVALDGEKMSKSKGNLVFVSKLRRDGVDPAAIRLALLSHHYRTDWEWTDAVLDEAVARLGRWRAAVSRPDGPSADALVEEIRDALANDLDAPAALVAVDRWAALQQSEGGTDEGAPGLVSRAVDALLGVAL; translated from the coding sequence ATGCATGCCTGGCCCGCTTCTGAGGTCCCCGCCCTGCCTGGCAAGGGCCGCGACCTACGGATCCACTCCACCGCGACCAATGGTCCAGTGACCCTCGACCCCGGTCCCGTCGCCCGTATCTACGTCTGCGGCATCACACCGTACGACGCGACCCACTTGGGTCACGCGGCGACCTACAACGCGTTCGACCTCGTTCAGCGCGTGTGGCTCGACACCAAGCGGCAGGTTCACTACGTCCAGAACGTGACCGACGTCGACGACCCACTCCTCGAGCGGGCGATCCGCGACGGGCACGATTGGACCGAGCTCGCCGAGCGGGAGACCGCGCTCTTCCGCGAGGACATGACCGCTCTCCGGATGCTTCCGCCGCAGCACTACATCGGCGCCGTCGAGGCGATACCGGGCATCGTGCCCCTCGTCGAGCGGCTCCGGGACGCCGGTGCCGCCTACGAGCTCGAAGGCGACGTGTACTTCTCCGTGGAGGCCGACCCGCACTTCGGGGAGGTGTCCCGCCTCGACGCCGACGCCATGCGGCTGCTCTCCGCCGAGCGCGGCGGCGACCCCGACCGGCCCGGCAAGAAGAACCCGCTCGACCCGATGCTCTGGATGGCCGCCCGTGAGGGCGAGCCAAGCTGGGACGGTGCCACCCTCGGCCGTGGCCGGCCCGGCTGGCACATCGAGTGCGTGGCCATCGCCCTGGACCACCTCGGCATGGGCTTCGATGTGCAGGGCGGCGGCTCCGATCTCGCCTTCCCGCACCACGAGATGGGTGCCTCGCACGCGCAGTCGCTCACCGGTGAGTACCCCTTCGCGAAGGCGTACGTCCACGCGGGCATGGTCGCACTCGACGGCGAGAAGATGTCCAAGTCCAAGGGCAACCTCGTCTTCGTCTCCAAGCTGAGGCGCGACGGCGTGGACCCGGCGGCGATCCGGCTGGCGCTCCTCTCGCACCACTACCGGACCGACTGGGAGTGGACCGACGCCGTACTCGACGAGGCGGTGGCGCGGCTCGGCCGCTGGCGCGCTGCCGTCTCGCGTCCCGACGGGCCGTCCGCCGACGCCCTCGTCGAGGAGATCCGCGACGCCCTCGCGAACGACCTCGACGCCCCCGCCGCGCTCGTCGCCGTCGACCGCTGGGCCGCGCTCCAGCAGTCCGAAGGCGGTACGGACGAGGGCGCGCCCGGTCTCGTCTCCCGCGCTGTCGACGCCCTCCTCGGCGTAGCCCTGTAA
- a CDS encoding SCO1664 family protein produces MPAPERIPPGRVSSGDLRTLLTKGELTVRGRIREASNAVLYCSVSYEGEEAHCVYKPVAGERPLWDFPDGTLAQREVAAYELSEATGWGLVPTTVLREGPYGEGMVQLWIEADPSASSLLALVEDEEPGEGWKAVGFAEVGEGRTALLVHADDVRLRRLAVLDAVINNGDRKGGHLLPTADGGLYAIDHGVTFNVEDKLRTLLWGWAGERLPSEATQALAGLAAALAEGEPLATRLAELLTAAEVEALRGRVTELKESGRHPGPSGEWPAIPWPPV; encoded by the coding sequence ATGCCCGCGCCAGAACGGATACCGCCGGGGCGCGTGAGCTCGGGGGACCTGCGCACCCTGCTGACCAAGGGCGAGCTCACCGTCCGCGGACGGATCCGTGAGGCGTCCAACGCGGTGCTGTACTGCTCCGTCTCGTACGAGGGCGAAGAGGCGCACTGCGTCTACAAGCCGGTCGCCGGGGAGCGGCCGCTGTGGGACTTCCCGGACGGGACGCTGGCGCAGCGCGAGGTGGCGGCGTACGAGCTCTCCGAGGCAACCGGGTGGGGCCTGGTGCCGACGACGGTCCTGCGGGAGGGCCCGTACGGCGAGGGCATGGTCCAGCTCTGGATCGAGGCGGACCCCTCGGCGTCCTCCCTGCTGGCCCTGGTCGAGGACGAGGAGCCGGGCGAGGGCTGGAAGGCGGTGGGCTTCGCGGAGGTGGGCGAGGGCCGCACGGCCCTGCTGGTCCACGCGGACGATGTGCGGCTGCGGCGGCTGGCGGTGCTGGACGCGGTGATCAACAACGGTGACCGCAAGGGCGGGCATCTGCTGCCGACGGCTGACGGCGGGCTGTACGCGATCGACCACGGGGTCACGTTCAACGTGGAGGACAAGCTGCGGACGCTGCTGTGGGGGTGGGCGGGGGAGCGGCTTCCGTCGGAGGCGACGCAGGCGCTGGCGGGGCTGGCGGCGGCCCTGGCCGAGGGCGAACCGCTCGCCACCCGTCTGGCGGAACTGCTGACGGCGGCGGAGGTGGAGGCGCTGCGGGGCAGGGTGACGGAGCTGAAGGAGTCGGGGCGGCATCCGGGGCCGTCGGGGGAGTGGCCGGCGATTCCGTGGCCACCGGTGTGA
- a CDS encoding DUF3090 domain-containing protein encodes MSRQVFLYDPPDRFVAGTVGLPGRRTFFLQASSVGRTTSVALEKTQVAALAERIDELLDEVVRRTGGNAPVPAVAPADVADTAPLDAPVEEEFRVGTMALAWDGEEQRMIVEAQALVELDADSEEDLAEAEERLLQDEENGPPMLRVRLTGAQARAFAKRALDVVNAGRPPCPLCSLPLDPEGHVCPRQNGYRRGA; translated from the coding sequence GTGTCCCGTCAGGTGTTCCTCTACGACCCGCCGGACCGCTTCGTGGCCGGTACGGTCGGGCTGCCTGGACGCCGTACGTTCTTCCTGCAGGCTTCCTCAGTGGGGCGCACCACCAGCGTCGCCCTGGAGAAGACCCAGGTGGCCGCACTCGCCGAGCGGATCGACGAGCTGCTGGACGAGGTCGTGCGCCGGACCGGGGGCAATGCGCCGGTGCCGGCCGTCGCGCCCGCCGACGTCGCGGACACCGCGCCGCTCGACGCGCCTGTGGAGGAGGAGTTCCGGGTCGGCACGATGGCGCTGGCCTGGGACGGCGAGGAACAGCGCATGATCGTCGAGGCGCAGGCGCTGGTGGAGCTGGACGCGGACTCCGAGGAGGACCTCGCGGAGGCCGAGGAGCGGCTGCTGCAGGACGAGGAGAACGGTCCGCCGATGCTTCGTGTCCGGCTGACCGGAGCGCAGGCCAGGGCCTTCGCCAAACGCGCGCTGGACGTGGTGAACGCCGGCCGGCCGCCGTGCCCGCTGTGCAGCCTGCCGCTCGATCCGGAAGGACACGTATGCCCGCGCCAGAACGGATACCGCCGGGGCGCGTGA
- a CDS encoding histidine phosphatase family protein, whose amino-acid sequence MATLILVRHGRSTANTAGVLAGWTPGVSLDERGAAQAAALPERLAAVPLAAAVSSPLERCLQTLRPLLDARPGLELHTDERIGECHYGDWSGRKLAELADEPLMEVVQQHPSAAAFPGGESMRDMQARAVDAVRDWNARVDAAHGEDAAYVMCSHGDLIKSLVADALGMHLDLFQRIHVEPCSVTAIRYTRTRPFLLRLGDTGDFGSLAPRENGGGGAAVVGGGAGAP is encoded by the coding sequence ATGGCCACGCTGATCCTCGTACGCCACGGACGCTCCACCGCCAACACCGCGGGGGTGCTCGCAGGCTGGACGCCGGGCGTCTCCCTCGACGAGCGCGGTGCGGCGCAGGCAGCCGCGCTGCCGGAGCGACTCGCCGCCGTGCCGCTCGCCGCGGCCGTCTCCAGCCCGCTGGAGCGCTGCCTGCAGACGCTGCGACCGCTGCTGGACGCCCGGCCAGGTCTTGAGCTGCACACCGACGAACGGATCGGCGAGTGCCACTACGGCGACTGGTCCGGGCGCAAGCTCGCGGAGCTCGCCGACGAGCCGCTGATGGAGGTCGTGCAGCAGCATCCGTCCGCGGCGGCGTTCCCGGGCGGCGAGTCGATGCGGGACATGCAGGCGCGTGCCGTCGACGCCGTACGCGACTGGAACGCGCGTGTCGACGCCGCGCACGGCGAGGACGCTGCCTATGTGATGTGCTCGCACGGAGACCTCATCAAGTCCCTGGTGGCCGATGCCCTTGGTATGCATCTCGATCTTTTCCAGCGGATCCATGTGGAGCCGTGTTCCGTGACGGCGATCCGTTACACCCGCACTCGCCCGTTTCTTCTGCGCCTCGGTGACACCGGGGACTTCGGCTCGCTGGCGCCGCGCGAGAACGGCGGTGGCGGGGCCGCGGTCGTCGGAGGCGGCGCGGGCGCACCGTGA
- the corA gene encoding magnesium/cobalt transporter CorA, translating to MHAVIVDCAIYRDGRRTKGPPDLSDALAEARATGDAFLWIGLYEPTEKEFAHVSAEFGLHPLAVEDALNAHQRPKLEVYDDSLFMVLKPVVYEPKSDAVSTDELMVFIGDSFVVTVRHGESSPLHAVRQRLEADPEVLKHGPTAVLYAISDAVVDHYIDVVGELQVDLEELETEVFAPVGGATRNSAVRIYTFKRQVLEFRRAAAPLVAPISRLASAGVPFVHQHSQPFFRDVSDHLTRVNEQVDGLDRLLSDVLSAHLAQMGVRQNDDMRKISAWAAMVAVPTMVAGIYGMNFEHMPELRLVWAYPAVLLFMAGAVYGLFKLFKRRGWL from the coding sequence ATGCACGCCGTGATCGTGGACTGTGCCATCTACCGCGACGGGCGCCGAACGAAGGGCCCGCCCGACCTTTCCGATGCTCTGGCCGAGGCACGGGCCACCGGCGACGCCTTTCTGTGGATCGGGCTCTACGAACCGACCGAGAAGGAGTTCGCCCACGTCTCGGCGGAGTTCGGGCTGCATCCGCTGGCGGTGGAGGACGCGCTCAACGCTCATCAGCGCCCCAAGCTCGAGGTGTACGACGATTCGCTGTTCATGGTTCTCAAGCCGGTGGTGTACGAGCCGAAGAGCGACGCCGTCTCCACCGACGAGCTGATGGTCTTCATCGGCGACTCGTTCGTGGTGACGGTGCGGCACGGTGAGAGCTCGCCGTTGCACGCCGTACGGCAGCGTCTGGAGGCCGATCCCGAGGTTCTCAAGCACGGCCCGACGGCGGTGCTGTACGCGATCAGTGACGCGGTCGTCGACCATTACATCGATGTCGTCGGTGAGCTCCAGGTGGACCTGGAGGAGTTGGAGACCGAAGTCTTCGCACCCGTCGGCGGCGCCACGCGCAACAGCGCGGTACGGATCTACACCTTCAAGCGGCAGGTGCTGGAGTTCCGCCGCGCCGCCGCGCCGCTGGTGGCTCCGATATCCCGTCTTGCGAGCGCGGGCGTGCCGTTCGTCCATCAGCACTCACAGCCCTTCTTCCGGGACGTCAGCGACCATCTGACCCGAGTGAACGAGCAGGTGGATGGGTTGGACCGGCTGCTGTCGGACGTCCTGTCCGCCCATCTCGCGCAGATGGGCGTGCGGCAGAACGACGATATGCGCAAGATCTCGGCGTGGGCGGCCATGGTCGCAGTTCCCACGATGGTCGCGGGCATCTACGGCATGAATTTCGAGCACATGCCGGAGCTGCGGTTGGTGTGGGCGTATCCGGCGGTGCTGCTGTTCATGGCCGGGGCGGTGTACGGGCTGTTCAAGCTGTTCAAGCGTCGCGGCTGGCTGTAA